The following coding sequences are from one Halobacteriovorax sp. JY17 window:
- a CDS encoding DEAD/DEAH box helicase: MSKFEDLLHNAELLRYIEDQGFKTPTPVQVKGIPLLAKKESISLLGKTGTGKTLSYALPIVQNLKEVEDRNVETIPGAPKALIILPTKELTSQVYQVFKDISHFAKLRVRQLLGGEKGQKSRDLGTSAIDVLITGPGRLAQMLEKKEITLSEVKYFILDEADTLLDMGFFKDIQKLWGYCEWDDCTVGLISATMPNDFDKFKEEVFSKVDFKMLEVGGHSIKQDIETFNIDIGQKEKNSMVELFLEKQANGSGMIFCNRKETTTELYDFLKVKYPSKRFFILNGEMEAKDRNASMKKFRDKGGVMICTDIAARGIDIPSLNWVLNYDLPFEAVFYIHRSGRVGRGGRKGSVYNFVTSRDLNLISRINTSIKEQSLLKLTTINTKMQRELTKKKVARGKVSEVPVKKVAKKRPQVGGRHSPRYKKTK, translated from the coding sequence ATGTCGAAGTTTGAAGATTTACTACATAATGCAGAGTTGCTTAGATATATTGAAGATCAAGGTTTTAAAACACCAACTCCTGTTCAGGTAAAAGGAATTCCTCTTCTTGCTAAGAAAGAGTCAATTTCTCTACTTGGAAAAACTGGGACGGGGAAAACTCTCTCTTACGCTCTTCCAATTGTTCAAAACTTAAAAGAAGTAGAAGATAGAAATGTGGAAACAATTCCAGGTGCGCCGAAGGCGTTAATCATTCTGCCAACAAAGGAGCTGACTTCACAGGTCTATCAAGTTTTTAAAGATATCTCTCACTTTGCAAAATTAAGAGTAAGACAACTTCTTGGTGGGGAAAAAGGTCAAAAGAGTAGAGACCTTGGAACATCTGCAATTGATGTACTGATCACTGGTCCTGGAAGACTTGCTCAAATGCTTGAGAAGAAGGAAATTACACTTAGTGAAGTAAAGTACTTCATTCTCGATGAAGCTGATACTCTTCTTGATATGGGATTTTTCAAAGATATTCAAAAGCTCTGGGGATACTGCGAATGGGATGATTGTACTGTTGGTCTAATCTCGGCAACAATGCCAAATGACTTTGATAAATTTAAAGAAGAAGTTTTTAGCAAAGTTGATTTTAAAATGCTTGAAGTCGGTGGCCATTCAATAAAGCAAGATATTGAAACTTTCAATATTGATATTGGTCAAAAAGAAAAGAACTCTATGGTAGAGCTTTTCCTTGAAAAGCAGGCAAATGGTAGTGGGATGATTTTCTGTAATAGAAAAGAAACTACGACTGAACTTTATGATTTCTTGAAAGTAAAATATCCAAGTAAGAGATTCTTTATTTTAAATGGAGAGATGGAAGCTAAAGATAGAAATGCTTCTATGAAGAAATTTAGAGATAAAGGAGGGGTGATGATCTGTACTGATATCGCCGCTAGAGGGATTGATATTCCATCTCTAAATTGGGTACTTAATTACGATCTTCCATTTGAAGCAGTCTTTTATATTCATAGAAGTGGACGTGTGGGGCGTGGAGGAAGAAAGGGAAGTGTTTATAACTTCGTAACTTCAAGAGATCTTAATTTAATTTCTAGAATTAATACTTCTATCAAGGAGCAATCCCTTCTTAAGTTGACAACAATTAATACGAAGATGCAAAGAGAGCTCACTAAGAAGAAAGTAGCGAGAGGAAAAGTTAGTGAAGTTCCTGTTAAGAAAGTTGCTAAGAAGAGACCTCAGGTTGGAGGAAGACATTCTCCAAGATATAAGAAAACCAAGTAA
- a CDS encoding DUF423 domain-containing protein, whose product MELKRTNHKIIAGALLMALAVALGAMGAHALEKTLTVKNLATFKTGVQYQMLHAFGLIFLGILDRVFNDRFKIETALFTLGIILFSFNCYIYALTSIKIFALLIPVGGVTFIFGWLSLGLRFFKISHKNSSLP is encoded by the coding sequence ATGGAGCTAAAGAGAACAAATCATAAAATCATTGCGGGAGCATTACTTATGGCCCTCGCCGTTGCTCTAGGGGCAATGGGTGCACACGCTCTCGAGAAAACTCTTACAGTGAAAAACCTCGCGACTTTTAAGACGGGAGTTCAATACCAAATGCTCCACGCTTTTGGTCTAATATTTCTAGGAATATTAGATAGAGTTTTCAATGACCGCTTTAAGATTGAAACAGCATTATTCACTCTAGGTATTATACTCTTTTCATTTAATTGCTATATCTATGCTTTAACTAGCATCAAGATCTTCGCGCTACTCATTCCTGTTGGAGGGGTTACATTTATCTTTGGATGGTTGTCTCTAGGCCTTAGGTTCTTCAAGATTTCTCATAAAAACAGCAGCTTACCTTAG
- a CDS encoding fumarate reductase/succinate dehydrogenase flavoprotein subunit produces the protein MTEIKKLDGKVPAGKLQEKWDQHRFNMKLVNPANKRKYKVIVVGTGLAGASAAATLSELGYEVSTFCIQDSPRRAHSIAAQGGVNAAKNYPNDGDSIWRLFYDTIKGGDYRAREANVYRLAQVSNNIIDQCAAQGVPFAREYGGTLSNRSFGGAQVSRTFYARGQTGQQLLLGAYSALMKEVGKGKVTSYTRREMVELVVVNGKARGIITRNVVTGEYEKFSADAVLLCTGGYGNAYFLSSNAMASNGSAAWKAYKKGAMFANPCYTQIHPTCIPQHGDFQSKLTLMSESLRNDGRVWVPKNKDETRKANEIPEEDRDYYLEEKYPSFGNLVPRDVAARNAKQQADMGKGVGSTKVAVYLDFADAIKREGIETIKARYGNLFDMYERITDENPYEVPMRIFPAVHYTMGGLWVDYNLMTTVPGCFALGEANFSDHGANRLGASALMQGLADGYFVIPYTLGHYLASEGLINENIDDSAPEFDEALKSSQARFDKLLAINGSKSVDTFHRELGVVMWDYVGMARTAEGLKTAISKIQAIRADFWKNVKVTGSADGINIELEKANRVADFLELGELMARDALTREESCGGHFRDEYQTEENEARREDDKFCHVAAWEYTGDEKEPIRNIEELEFENVALTQRSYK, from the coding sequence ATGACTGAAATAAAGAAACTAGATGGAAAAGTTCCTGCGGGAAAACTTCAAGAAAAATGGGATCAACACCGTTTCAATATGAAACTTGTGAACCCTGCAAATAAGAGAAAGTATAAAGTTATCGTTGTGGGAACAGGACTCGCTGGAGCCTCTGCTGCTGCAACACTTTCAGAGCTAGGATACGAAGTAAGTACATTCTGTATTCAAGATTCTCCAAGAAGAGCACACTCTATTGCCGCTCAAGGTGGAGTAAACGCAGCCAAGAATTATCCAAACGATGGTGATTCAATTTGGCGTCTATTCTATGACACTATTAAAGGTGGAGATTATAGAGCGAGAGAGGCCAATGTTTATAGACTGGCCCAAGTTTCAAATAATATTATCGATCAATGCGCGGCTCAAGGTGTTCCTTTTGCTCGTGAGTACGGTGGTACCCTTTCAAATAGATCATTTGGTGGAGCACAAGTTTCAAGAACATTCTATGCTAGAGGTCAAACTGGTCAACAACTTCTCTTAGGGGCTTACTCTGCTCTTATGAAAGAAGTTGGAAAAGGAAAAGTAACTTCTTATACAAGAAGAGAGATGGTTGAACTTGTTGTTGTAAATGGTAAGGCCAGAGGGATTATCACAAGAAATGTTGTAACTGGTGAGTACGAGAAATTCTCTGCTGACGCTGTTCTTCTTTGTACTGGTGGTTACGGAAACGCTTACTTCCTCTCTTCCAATGCTATGGCCTCTAATGGTTCTGCGGCATGGAAGGCCTATAAAAAGGGTGCGATGTTTGCAAACCCTTGCTACACACAAATTCACCCAACTTGTATTCCTCAACACGGAGACTTCCAATCTAAGCTAACGCTCATGTCAGAGTCACTTAGAAATGATGGACGAGTTTGGGTTCCAAAAAATAAAGATGAAACAAGAAAAGCAAATGAAATACCTGAAGAAGATAGAGACTACTACTTAGAAGAAAAGTACCCTTCTTTTGGTAACCTTGTTCCAAGAGATGTTGCTGCAAGAAATGCAAAACAACAAGCGGATATGGGAAAAGGAGTTGGTTCAACAAAAGTTGCCGTCTACCTTGATTTTGCAGATGCAATTAAAAGAGAAGGAATCGAAACAATTAAAGCTCGTTACGGAAATCTCTTTGATATGTACGAAAGAATTACTGATGAGAACCCATACGAAGTTCCAATGAGGATCTTCCCTGCTGTTCACTATACAATGGGAGGCCTTTGGGTTGACTATAATTTAATGACAACAGTTCCAGGTTGTTTTGCCCTAGGTGAAGCAAACTTCTCGGATCACGGTGCAAATAGACTTGGAGCTTCAGCTCTTATGCAAGGTTTAGCAGATGGATACTTCGTTATTCCTTATACATTAGGACACTACCTAGCAAGTGAAGGACTAATTAATGAAAACATTGATGATAGCGCTCCTGAATTTGATGAAGCTCTTAAATCATCACAAGCAAGATTTGATAAACTTCTAGCAATCAATGGTTCTAAGTCTGTAGACACTTTCCACAGAGAACTTGGTGTTGTGATGTGGGACTATGTTGGGATGGCGAGAACTGCAGAAGGACTAAAAACTGCAATCTCAAAAATTCAAGCGATTAGAGCAGACTTCTGGAAGAACGTAAAAGTAACAGGAAGTGCAGACGGAATTAACATTGAGCTTGAGAAGGCCAATAGAGTTGCAGACTTCTTAGAACTTGGTGAACTCATGGCGAGAGACGCTCTTACTAGAGAAGAGTCTTGTGGTGGACACTTTAGAGATGAGTACCAAACTGAAGAGAATGAAGCTCGAAGAGAAGATGATAAGTTCTGTCATGTTGCAGCTTGGGAATATACTGGTGACGAGAAAGAGCCAATTAGAAATATTGAAGAGCTTGAGTTTGAAAACGTTGCTCTAACACAAAGATCATACAAGTAG
- a CDS encoding succinate dehydrogenase cytochrome b subunit, which produces MASSMLKYATSSVVKKQVMGITGLLLCGFLLSHLAGNCLMYFGPEAFNTYAHTLVTNPFIYVAEAILAAIFLTHIGLAAKLTIENNRARPQKYYIKQKTGRGATFASSTMPYTGLLILIFMILHLIQFKFGPVYTITHGGVEMRDIYKTVVDYFQSPLAVLWYIFCMIGLGIHVSHGFWSAFQSIGFWHPKYTCLLKCLAKIFAVVVTIGYSALPIFCYLQGGN; this is translated from the coding sequence ATGGCTTCATCAATGCTAAAGTATGCGACTTCTTCGGTCGTAAAAAAACAAGTTATGGGCATTACGGGCCTACTGCTTTGTGGCTTCTTACTGTCACACTTAGCCGGTAATTGCTTAATGTACTTCGGACCAGAAGCGTTTAACACTTACGCTCACACACTTGTCACAAATCCATTTATCTATGTGGCAGAAGCGATTCTCGCGGCAATTTTCTTAACCCATATTGGATTGGCGGCAAAGCTAACAATTGAAAATAATCGAGCAAGACCACAGAAGTATTATATTAAGCAAAAGACGGGAAGAGGGGCAACGTTCGCTTCATCGACTATGCCTTACACAGGGCTTTTAATTCTTATCTTCATGATTCTTCACCTTATTCAATTTAAGTTTGGTCCTGTCTACACAATCACTCATGGTGGTGTAGAGATGAGAGATATTTATAAAACGGTTGTAGATTACTTTCAAAGTCCTCTCGCAGTTCTTTGGTATATCTTCTGTATGATTGGACTAGGAATACACGTGAGTCACGGTTTCTGGTCAGCATTTCAATCAATTGGTTTTTGGCACCCTAAGTACACTTGTCTTCTAAAGTGTTTAGCAAAAATTTTTGCTGTCGTAGTAACAATTGGTTACTCTGCCCTACCAATTTTCTGTTACCTTCAGGGAGGAAATTAA
- a CDS encoding arginase family protein encodes MKEDIKDIQTQLDKRAASKLRIEPLNDFKNSNLKNIFILSESDLGVVRNGGRRGAAFGPKAIVNTLLKMTTHKQKENGLKSIRSLQPYTPFTQQQSEDISSITEILKSYTYSHICHLGGGHDHIYPLLKALNTRTNKIAVINIDAHLDTRTDLETHSGTPFRQFANEVEGDFKLIQLGIHDFANEISNYTPLNKSEMEIYSVSQLRKETSNFTAVQAFMDKVTQDLCEFTIILSLDCDAISSQSMEAVSAVNHNGLELSFVRDIFSWYYSLDQKQKFCGIYEYNPIFDNLSNKGARALASLIEPFL; translated from the coding sequence ATGAAAGAAGACATCAAAGATATTCAAACACAACTCGATAAGAGAGCGGCCTCTAAACTAAGAATTGAACCCCTTAACGATTTCAAAAATAGCAATCTTAAGAATATATTTATTCTAAGTGAATCCGACTTAGGGGTTGTTAGAAATGGAGGAAGAAGAGGAGCGGCCTTTGGGCCAAAGGCCATCGTCAACACTCTTTTAAAAATGACTACCCATAAGCAAAAAGAGAATGGGTTAAAATCTATTAGAAGTCTCCAGCCTTATACTCCTTTTACTCAGCAACAAAGTGAAGATATTTCTTCAATTACCGAAATCTTGAAAAGTTATACTTATTCTCATATTTGTCACCTAGGAGGAGGACACGATCACATCTACCCTCTCTTAAAAGCGTTAAATACGAGAACAAATAAAATCGCAGTAATAAATATTGATGCCCATCTAGACACAAGGACAGACCTAGAGACTCACTCTGGAACTCCTTTTAGACAATTTGCCAACGAAGTCGAAGGAGACTTTAAATTAATTCAGCTAGGTATTCACGACTTTGCAAATGAAATAAGTAACTATACTCCACTTAATAAGAGCGAGATGGAAATCTATTCTGTTTCTCAACTAAGAAAAGAGACCTCGAACTTTACAGCGGTTCAGGCCTTTATGGATAAAGTCACTCAAGATCTTTGTGAGTTTACAATAATTCTAAGTTTAGACTGTGATGCCATTTCCTCCCAAAGTATGGAGGCCGTAAGTGCTGTTAACCATAACGGACTTGAGCTCAGCTTTGTGAGAGATATTTTCTCTTGGTACTACTCGTTAGACCAGAAGCAGAAATTTTGTGGAATTTATGAGTACAATCCAATTTTTGATAATTTGTCCAATAAAGGGGCAAGAGCATTGGCCTCATTAATTGAGCCATTTCTATAA
- a CDS encoding 7-carboxy-7-deazaguanine synthase QueE, with product MKSFLINSIYPATEGEGVHIGTPQVFVRFQGCAIGCLNCDSKDTWDFTGRNWTLEEVLTGIEDAGGERMKRVSITGGDPLHPSHTDQVLSLVETLKERGYFVNIEAAGTRVVDEIFNKLDFISFDFKTPSTGVKTRVQALNKLIQNYPGKFQIKAVVETEEDYRATVDMYNELLSMNSSLNFPWCLTPSYNLNEEFPLERFRNVIKWNEEGGSLFRVIGQQHKWLFGPDEKQV from the coding sequence TTGAAATCGTTTTTAATAAATTCTATTTATCCCGCGACAGAAGGCGAAGGAGTTCATATTGGAACACCTCAGGTCTTTGTACGTTTTCAGGGATGTGCAATCGGATGTCTTAACTGTGACTCTAAAGATACTTGGGATTTTACTGGACGCAATTGGACATTAGAAGAAGTTCTAACGGGGATTGAAGATGCTGGTGGCGAGAGAATGAAGCGCGTTTCAATTACTGGCGGCGATCCTCTACACCCAAGTCACACTGATCAGGTTTTAAGTCTTGTTGAAACTCTTAAAGAGAGAGGATACTTTGTTAATATCGAAGCAGCCGGAACAAGAGTCGTTGATGAAATATTTAATAAATTAGATTTCATAAGTTTTGATTTTAAAACTCCTTCTACGGGAGTGAAAACTCGTGTTCAGGCCTTAAATAAACTTATCCAAAATTACCCTGGAAAATTTCAGATAAAAGCGGTTGTTGAAACAGAAGAAGACTATAGAGCGACTGTAGATATGTATAATGAGCTCTTGTCGATGAATAGCTCTCTTAACTTTCCGTGGTGTCTAACACCGTCTTATAATTTAAATGAGGAATTTCCTCTTGAGCGTTTTAGAAATGTTATTAAGTGGAATGAAGAAGGGGGAAGTTTATTTAGAGTTATAGGCCAGCAGCATAAGTGGCTCTTTGGCCCAGACGAAAAACAGGTTTAA
- a CDS encoding DUF2452 domain-containing protein, which translates to MKDRKDKLGREIDINSIDRNRLKLNASDLPGLVAYATNASSALINPEDEGKIKSKALRAMHQQTAKQMDQLLEQMQPLIEQAAKLKKRVEVSELIYGAHISFEPMIGEIYHLYQKENEEHLLSIIAPNEWGESMPYKSWIATVELLADHTWQIID; encoded by the coding sequence ATGAAGGATAGAAAAGATAAATTAGGTAGAGAAATTGATATTAATTCTATTGATAGAAATAGACTTAAACTCAACGCAAGTGATCTCCCAGGTCTAGTCGCCTACGCAACAAACGCCAGTAGCGCTCTTATAAATCCAGAAGATGAAGGTAAGATAAAGAGTAAGGCCCTAAGGGCCATGCATCAGCAAACAGCAAAACAAATGGACCAATTGTTGGAGCAAATGCAGCCCCTAATTGAACAGGCCGCAAAGTTAAAGAAGAGAGTTGAAGTTAGTGAACTTATCTATGGTGCCCATATCTCTTTTGAGCCCATGATCGGAGAAATTTATCACTTATACCAAAAAGAAAATGAAGAACACCTACTCTCAATTATTGCCCCTAACGAGTGGGGAGAAAGTATGCCTTATAAGTCGTGGATTGCAACAGTAGAGCTATTAGCCGACCACACTTGGCAAATCATAGATTAA
- a CDS encoding succinate dehydrogenase/fumarate reductase iron-sulfur subunit, whose translation MSSDNLLTLNLKIWRQKNNKEKGEIVDYTIDGVSPDASFLEMLDILNEKLIAEGNDPVAFDHDCREGICGMCSLMINGQAHGPEAETTTCQLHMRKFKNGETIVVEPFRARAFPVLKDLMIDRSAFDDIIASGGFVNVNTGNAQDANAILVPKENAELAMDAASCIGCGACVASCKNASAMLFVSAKVSQLALLPQGKLEAEERVKNMVSKMDELGFGNCTNEAECEASCPKGISISNIARMNRDFLSAAVKSKS comes from the coding sequence ATGAGTTCTGATAATTTATTGACTTTAAATCTAAAAATTTGGCGTCAAAAAAACAACAAAGAAAAAGGTGAAATCGTTGATTACACAATTGATGGAGTTTCACCAGATGCATCTTTCTTAGAGATGCTTGATATTCTAAATGAAAAGTTAATTGCAGAAGGCAATGACCCTGTTGCCTTTGATCACGACTGTAGAGAAGGTATCTGCGGAATGTGTTCACTGATGATTAATGGACAGGCCCACGGCCCTGAAGCAGAGACAACGACTTGTCAGCTCCACATGAGAAAATTCAAAAATGGTGAAACTATTGTAGTAGAACCATTTAGAGCGAGAGCATTTCCAGTTCTAAAAGATCTTATGATTGATAGATCAGCCTTCGATGACATTATCGCTTCAGGTGGTTTTGTTAATGTAAATACTGGAAACGCGCAAGATGCTAATGCGATTCTAGTGCCAAAAGAAAATGCTGAACTTGCAATGGACGCGGCTTCTTGTATTGGTTGTGGAGCCTGTGTAGCTTCATGTAAGAACGCTTCTGCAATGTTATTTGTTTCTGCAAAAGTTTCTCAACTAGCACTTCTTCCTCAAGGAAAACTTGAAGCTGAAGAGAGAGTAAAGAATATGGTTTCTAAAATGGATGAACTCGGTTTTGGAAATTGTACAAACGAAGCTGAATGTGAAGCCTCATGTCCGAAAGGAATTTCAATTAGCAATATTGCTAGAATGAATAGAGACTTTCTTTCTGCGGCTGTAAAATCTAAAAGTTAA
- a CDS encoding DUF2786 domain-containing protein produces the protein MQVYSKATQKFLKICKAKAKEILIQEMKIDFNRSRVKWKNYSVPLSFVVFEHQTNLGFFNHHLYQIGLNKRLLLLNDFKVLADVIRHELAHFEAYLRYGSSINDHGTEYRDICKSHGWNEDIYGAKLKLSETLPHFKADNTKNEKLISRVQKLLSLANSDNLNESRLATAKANELLLKFNLTEEDLSEEEDETFLLRVLEGTKVNAKAKAIYEILTTFNVQPVFSHAKGHYYLEVVGSRVNVELAHYVCDYLVHELDYLWKETQKENLGLKGLGAKNSFFRGVATGYKEQIQEIQSSSFSNKDLMILKEDLEVRVKNVYSRLSYSSSQRIKNNSRSADLGKSAGKNLKIKKSISNSSIIKLLR, from the coding sequence ATGCAAGTTTACTCTAAAGCGACTCAGAAATTTCTAAAAATTTGTAAGGCCAAGGCCAAAGAAATTCTTATTCAAGAAATGAAAATTGACTTTAATAGATCAAGAGTCAAATGGAAGAACTACTCTGTCCCCCTAAGTTTTGTTGTCTTTGAACACCAAACAAATCTTGGATTCTTCAATCATCATCTCTATCAAATTGGTCTAAATAAGAGATTATTACTTTTAAATGACTTCAAAGTTTTGGCGGATGTTATTCGCCATGAGCTCGCGCATTTTGAGGCCTACTTAAGATATGGAAGTTCTATTAACGATCATGGAACCGAATACAGAGATATCTGTAAATCCCATGGTTGGAATGAAGATATTTATGGGGCCAAACTTAAACTTAGTGAAACTCTCCCCCATTTTAAAGCAGATAATACTAAGAATGAGAAATTGATTTCAAGAGTTCAAAAGCTTTTAAGTTTAGCTAACTCCGATAATTTAAATGAGTCACGTTTAGCAACTGCAAAGGCAAATGAGCTTCTTCTAAAGTTTAATTTAACAGAAGAAGACTTAAGCGAAGAAGAAGATGAAACATTTCTTTTAAGAGTCCTTGAAGGAACAAAAGTAAACGCTAAGGCCAAGGCCATTTACGAAATCCTCACAACCTTTAATGTTCAACCTGTTTTTAGTCACGCTAAAGGACATTATTATCTTGAGGTCGTAGGCTCTAGAGTCAACGTAGAGCTCGCCCACTACGTCTGCGACTACCTTGTCCATGAACTCGACTACCTATGGAAGGAAACACAGAAGGAGAATTTGGGTCTAAAAGGACTTGGTGCTAAGAACTCCTTCTTTCGAGGAGTGGCCACTGGCTACAAAGAACAAATTCAAGAAATACAAAGCTCATCTTTTTCAAATAAAGATCTTATGATTTTAAAAGAAGATCTAGAAGTGCGAGTTAAGAATGTCTACTCTCGTCTCTCCTACTCAAGTAGTCAGAGAATAAAGAATAACTCTAGGAGTGCAGATCTTGGAAAGTCGGCTGGAAAGAATTTGAAGATAAAGAAATCAATTTCAAACTCATCAATTATAAAACTCTTGAGGTAA
- a CDS encoding TraR/DksA family transcriptional regulator: protein MKRENSYLSDKQVEKLKDTLLAEKERIYNKSQNSENYCLDKNELSDPVDEASVNVQTSQEIRFRNRDIFYLKKINKALGKIEEGTYGLCQECDDEINYERLMARTTAELCIGCKEEAELSEKNNFIQRKSKSLGKTLSELSSK, encoded by the coding sequence ATGAAACGTGAAAACAGTTACCTCAGCGACAAGCAAGTCGAAAAACTAAAAGACACGCTTCTCGCAGAAAAGGAAAGAATCTACAATAAATCTCAAAACAGTGAGAACTATTGTCTAGACAAGAACGAACTCAGTGATCCGGTTGATGAAGCTTCAGTAAATGTACAAACCTCACAGGAGATTCGCTTTAGAAATCGCGACATCTTCTACTTAAAGAAAATTAACAAAGCACTAGGTAAAATTGAAGAAGGTACATACGGCCTTTGCCAAGAGTGTGACGATGAAATCAATTATGAAAGGCTAATGGCAAGAACAACTGCCGAGCTTTGTATTGGTTGTAAGGAAGAAGCTGAATTGTCTGAAAAGAACAACTTCATCCAAAGAAAGTCTAAATCACTTGGTAAAACTCTTTCAGAGCTTTCTTCAAAATAG
- a CDS encoding PaaI family thioesterase, with amino-acid sequence MTPKELETLFRKISNFDKHLGLEFELKGPGKIEYTLPITENHLSSPKTCHGGVISAMMDCVLGLTVLSYSVTIDKLCSTVEFKTNFITPASLGDTIKGTAELDYVGNSLVVCNGSITCLETGKIVAKGMGTFNLYPLSKKDLEKWS; translated from the coding sequence ATGACTCCCAAAGAACTAGAGACACTCTTTAGAAAAATTTCAAATTTTGACAAGCACCTAGGTCTAGAGTTTGAATTAAAGGGTCCTGGAAAAATAGAATACACTCTTCCAATAACAGAAAATCACTTAAGTAGTCCAAAGACCTGCCATGGGGGGGTTATTTCAGCAATGATGGATTGTGTTCTAGGTTTAACAGTCCTTTCCTATTCTGTAACAATTGATAAATTGTGCTCAACGGTTGAATTTAAAACGAATTTTATTACACCTGCAAGTCTTGGTGATACAATTAAAGGAACTGCAGAACTTGATTACGTTGGAAATTCCTTAGTAGTCTGCAACGGCTCTATCACATGTCTAGAGACGGGAAAAATTGTAGCAAAGGGAATGGGAACTTTTAATCTCTACCCACTTTCAAAAAAGGATTTAGAAAAATGGAGCTAA